One window from the genome of Glycine soja cultivar W05 chromosome 12, ASM419377v2, whole genome shotgun sequence encodes:
- the LOC114377886 gene encoding uncharacterized protein LOC114377886 — MAHSHKPSSISHQIKTHTYTNNTKMKYSEISHFSHPQHKLRFEYSEFPFKCDGCKEVGIGSRYKCSICDFDLHMHCAMITSPTLLHPFYTKCNFQFMSKPPGDTPRYCNACEKDVRGFLYHCKACGFDLHPCCAKLPMVLDDGEVKLYLYRKVSSPCHRCGRKGRSWSYRSKCKNYNLHVACVRDMLVENWHEVYVKGRSVNSNIPSLRNTLYTPHNSRRSKGKVKKCCEIAGLAVQVVISAVLGDPTALIAGLVGSFMSRA, encoded by the coding sequence ATGGCACATAGCCACAAACCATCCTCAATTTCTCATCAAATCAAAACTCATACATacacaaataacacaaaaatgAAATACAGTGAGATATCCCATTTCAGCCACCCACAGCACAAGCTGAGATTTGAGTACTCAGAATTCCCCTTCAAATGTGATGGCTGCAAGGAAGTAGGCATAGGATCACGTTACAAGTGCTCCATCTGTGACTTCGACCTTCACATGCACTGTGCCATGATAACCTCCCCCACCTTGCTCCACCCTTTCTACACCAAATGCAACTTCCAGTTCATGTCAAAGCCTCCAGGTGACACGCCTCGTTACTGCAACGCGTGCGAGAAGGACGTAAGAGGCTTCTTGTACCACTGCAAAGCGTGCGGGTTTGACCTCCACCCATGTTGCGCCAAGCTACCGATGgtccttgatgatggtgaagtgAAGCTGTACTTGTACAGAAAAGTGAGTTCACCCTGTCACCGTTGTGGCAGAAAAGGGCGTAGCTGGAGTTATAGGTCAAAGTGCAAGAACTATAATCTGCATGTGGCGTGTGTGAGGGACATGTTGGTGGAGAATTGGCACGAGGTGTATGTTAAAGGAAGGAGTGTGAATAGCAACATTCCAAGTCTGAGGAACACACTTTACACTCCTCATAATAGTAGAAGGAGTAAAGGGAAGGTGAAGAAATGCTGTGAGATTGCTGGTTTGGCTGTGCAGGTTGTGATATCAGCTGTGTTGGGAGATCCAACGGCTCTCATTGCAGGCCTTGTGGGCTCGTTCATGTCACGGGCTTGA
- the LOC114377887 gene encoding CASP-like protein 5C1 isoform X3: protein MDGLPGSVGTSASFSLRLGQTMFSSASLLFMSLGVEFYSYTAFCYLVTIMGLVIPWSFTLALVDGYSVLVKCPIRQPGILLIIVVGDWVLSTLTLAAACSTASVVDLLLNTHGSFCPPKLCSRSKVHLECNESHAQLHSSCQR from the exons ATGGATGGACTACCTGGCTCTGTGGGCACCAGCGCTAGCTTCAGTCTGAGATTGGGTCAGACCATGTTCTCTTCTGCTTCCCTTCTCTTTATGTCTCTGGGGGTTGAATTCTACAGCTACACGGCTTTCTG CTATTTGGTGACAATTATGGGGTTGGTTATACCATGGAGTTTCACATTAGCATTGGTAGATGGATATTCTGTTCTGGTCAAATGCCCCATTCGTCAACCAGGAATACTGTTGATTATTGTTGTGGGAGATTGG GTATTATCAACCCTCACACTAGCAGCAGCTTGCTCAACAGCTAGTGTTGTGGATCTCCTTCTCAACACCCATGGGTCTTTTTGCCCTCCAAAGCTTTGTAGCAG GAGCAAAGTACATCTCGAGTGCAATGAAAGTCATGCTCAGCTTCATAGCAG CTGCCAAAGATGA
- the LOC114377887 gene encoding CASP-like protein 5C1 isoform X2 yields MDGLPGSVGTSASFSLRLGQTMFSSASLLFMSLGVEFYSYTAFCYLVTIMGLVIPWSFTLALVDGYSVLVKCPIRQPGILLIIVVGDWVLSTLTLAAACSTASVVDLLLNTHGSFCPPKLCSRSKVHLECNESHAQLHSRYTKSTDKINS; encoded by the exons ATGGATGGACTACCTGGCTCTGTGGGCACCAGCGCTAGCTTCAGTCTGAGATTGGGTCAGACCATGTTCTCTTCTGCTTCCCTTCTCTTTATGTCTCTGGGGGTTGAATTCTACAGCTACACGGCTTTCTG CTATTTGGTGACAATTATGGGGTTGGTTATACCATGGAGTTTCACATTAGCATTGGTAGATGGATATTCTGTTCTGGTCAAATGCCCCATTCGTCAACCAGGAATACTGTTGATTATTGTTGTGGGAGATTGG GTATTATCAACCCTCACACTAGCAGCAGCTTGCTCAACAGCTAGTGTTGTGGATCTCCTTCTCAACACCCATGGGTCTTTTTGCCCTCCAAAGCTTTGTAGCAG GAGCAAAGTACATCTCGAGTGCAATGAAAGTCATGCTCAGCTTCATAGCAGGTACACAAAATCGACAGACAAAATAAACAGTTGA
- the LOC114377887 gene encoding CASP-like protein 5C1 isoform X1, with protein MDGLPGSVGTSASFSLRLGQTMFSSASLLFMSLGVEFYSYTAFCYLVTIMGLVIPWSFTLALVDGYSVLVKCPIRQPGILLIIVVGDWVLSTLTLAAACSTASVVDLLLNTHGSFCPPKLCSRYRISAIMAFLSWFLSMASSLFNLWLVPSL; from the exons ATGGATGGACTACCTGGCTCTGTGGGCACCAGCGCTAGCTTCAGTCTGAGATTGGGTCAGACCATGTTCTCTTCTGCTTCCCTTCTCTTTATGTCTCTGGGGGTTGAATTCTACAGCTACACGGCTTTCTG CTATTTGGTGACAATTATGGGGTTGGTTATACCATGGAGTTTCACATTAGCATTGGTAGATGGATATTCTGTTCTGGTCAAATGCCCCATTCGTCAACCAGGAATACTGTTGATTATTGTTGTGGGAGATTGG GTATTATCAACCCTCACACTAGCAGCAGCTTGCTCAACAGCTAGTGTTGTGGATCTCCTTCTCAACACCCATGGGTCTTTTTGCCCTCCAAAGCTTTGTAGCAGGTACAGGATATCTGCAATCATGGCCTTTTTGTCATGGTTTCTATCTATGGCATCCTCTCTATTTAACCTTTGGCTAGTACCCTCTTTGTGA